The sequence ATCAGTGATCCGTGCTCGGTCGGAATCGTATCCCGTCGGGTGAGAAGTACTGCCACTTCAGCGAAAAGAAAGACATATGGCAAGTACACAGGATCATTTGATGGCAGAAGTGTTCGTGTTGGTCGGCGGACTGATGCTTGTCCTGGAATTTGTCAAGTGGCGTCGATGTCGTATATTTCGCGATACTCCGCGCTCGAAGATACGGTCGCTAGCCATGGGACTAGTCGAAATCCATGGCAGCGTGCTGCACGACCGCATACGGATTGAACGGGGGGACAACGGTCTGGACGCTCCGCTTGCCGTCGTCGAAGTATGCCAGCGCCGTCTTCGTCCGATCCTG comes from Candidatus Zixiibacteriota bacterium and encodes:
- a CDS encoding efflux RND transporter permease subunit produces the protein MAEVFVLVGGLMLVLEFVKWRRCRIFRDTPRSKIRSLAMGLVEIHGSVLHDRIRIERGDNGLDAPLAVVEVCQRRLRPILLTVATTIGGLIPLAYGDEIMLHPQAISIIFGLMFATVLTLGFVPILYSLFFRVSFKSFDYGQAGK